The following proteins are encoded in a genomic region of Iodidimonas sp. SYSU 1G8:
- the rfbG gene encoding CDP-glucose 4,6-dehydratase: MENLVNPAVWQGKSVFLTGHTGFKGGWLALWLAEMGAQVTGFSLAAPTDPSLFEAADIAGLVQHIEGDIREREALIAAMRIARPDVVFHLAAQPIVRLSYMEPVETYATNVMGTVHLLDAVRQIGGPCAVVCVTSDKCYENREWVWPYRENDPVGGHDPYSSSKGCAELVVAAYRRSYFEPARLREHGIGVASVRAGNVIGGGDWAHDRLVPDLIRSRSTGTAPEIRSPDAVRPWQHVLDALAGYLLVAERLLAGDASAADAWNFGPADEDTRPVRSIVRRLGALWGWRDNWTAPATQQPHEAKVLRLDCSKARTRLAWRPRITLEATLQSIVEWHDAYDNGCDVREVSLAQLRRYGFLPPAETNVRKASA; this comes from the coding sequence ATGGAAAATCTGGTAAATCCCGCGGTCTGGCAGGGGAAGTCCGTCTTCCTGACCGGCCACACGGGGTTCAAGGGCGGCTGGCTGGCGCTGTGGCTGGCCGAGATGGGGGCCCAGGTTACCGGTTTCTCGCTTGCTGCCCCCACCGACCCCAGCCTGTTCGAGGCTGCGGACATCGCTGGCCTCGTGCAACATATCGAAGGCGATATTCGGGAGCGCGAGGCGTTGATTGCTGCAATGCGCATCGCACGCCCTGACGTGGTTTTCCACCTCGCCGCTCAACCAATCGTACGACTGTCGTACATGGAGCCCGTAGAAACCTACGCGACAAACGTGATGGGCACGGTTCACCTGCTTGATGCCGTCAGGCAAATCGGCGGCCCTTGCGCCGTGGTCTGCGTCACCAGTGACAAGTGTTACGAGAACCGCGAGTGGGTTTGGCCTTACCGGGAAAACGATCCCGTAGGTGGTCATGATCCCTACAGCAGCAGCAAGGGCTGCGCAGAATTGGTGGTCGCAGCTTATCGCCGTTCGTACTTCGAGCCCGCGCGACTGCGCGAGCACGGCATCGGAGTAGCCTCGGTGCGGGCCGGCAACGTAATTGGTGGCGGCGACTGGGCGCATGACCGCCTTGTGCCGGATCTCATCCGTTCCCGGTCGACGGGGACCGCGCCTGAGATACGGTCACCCGACGCCGTACGCCCGTGGCAGCATGTGCTCGATGCGCTCGCGGGATATCTCCTGGTGGCCGAACGCTTGCTGGCGGGCGATGCGAGCGCCGCCGACGCCTGGAACTTCGGTCCTGCGGATGAAGACACTCGGCCGGTACGCAGCATCGTTCGCAGGCTGGGTGCCTTGTGGGGCTGGCGCGACAACTGGACGGCTCCGGCCACGCAGCAACCGCACGAGGCCAAGGTGCTGCGGCTGGACTGCTCGAAGGCGCGAACGCGACTTGCATGGCGGCCCCGGATCACGTTGGAGGCGACACTGCAGAGCATCGTCGAATGGCATGACGCATACGACAACGGTTGTGACGTACGCGAGGTATCGCTGGCCCAGCTCCGCCGCTACGGCTTCCTGCCACCCGCGGAGACAAATGTAAGAAAGGCCTCGGCGTAA
- the rfbF gene encoding glucose-1-phosphate cytidylyltransferase, translating to MQAVILAGGLGSRLGEETAIRPKPMVEIGGKPVLWHIMKIYSSNGVNEFIICLGYKGYMIKEYFANYFLHTADVTLDLRNNSMEVHHNWCEPWRITLVETGANTMTGGRLKAIRPHLGDTDTFCLTYGDGVADINIQSLIEFHASHGKKATITAVAPPGRFGALEFDGPLVSNFREKPAGDGGRINGGFFVLNQDVLNLIEGPDTIWEAGPLEKLAADRQLGAFHHNGFWQAMDTLRDKQHLEELWSSGNAPWKIW from the coding sequence TTGCAAGCAGTAATTTTAGCGGGTGGCTTGGGGAGCCGGCTGGGCGAGGAAACCGCCATAAGGCCGAAGCCGATGGTCGAGATTGGCGGTAAGCCTGTCCTTTGGCACATTATGAAAATCTACTCGTCCAATGGCGTGAACGAATTCATCATATGCCTAGGATACAAAGGGTATATGATTAAGGAGTATTTCGCCAATTACTTCCTGCATACCGCTGATGTGACGCTTGATCTGCGCAATAATTCGATGGAGGTTCATCATAACTGGTGTGAGCCTTGGCGCATTACCTTGGTCGAGACGGGGGCGAACACGATGACCGGAGGGCGTCTGAAGGCAATCCGCCCCCATCTCGGCGATACCGACACCTTTTGCCTTACCTACGGTGACGGGGTGGCGGACATCAATATCCAGTCGTTGATCGAGTTCCACGCGTCGCATGGCAAGAAAGCCACCATAACGGCGGTCGCTCCGCCGGGGCGGTTCGGCGCGCTTGAGTTCGACGGGCCGCTGGTGAGCAATTTCCGGGAGAAGCCGGCAGGTGATGGAGGACGCATTAATGGAGGCTTCTTCGTCCTCAACCAGGATGTCCTGAATTTGATCGAAGGGCCGGATACGATCTGGGAAGCGGGGCCGCTCGAGAAGCTGGCCGCCGACCGCCAGTTGGGCGCCTTCCACCACAACGGCTTCTGGCAGGCGATGGATACCCTGCGCGACAAGCAGCATCTCGAGGAACTATGGAGTTCAGGGAACGCCCCATGGAAAATCTGGTAA
- the rplU gene encoding 50S ribosomal protein L21, whose translation MFAVIKTGGKQYRVAAGDVIKVEKLEAEAGAVLTLGDVLALGDGDNVTLGAPLVDGASVTAEVLEQTRAKKIIVFKKKRRQNYRRKNGHRQHQTVLRITGVSAN comes from the coding sequence ATGTTCGCAGTAATCAAGACGGGCGGAAAACAGTACCGGGTCGCCGCCGGCGACGTGATCAAGGTCGAGAAGCTTGAAGCCGAAGCCGGCGCCGTTCTCACCCTGGGTGACGTTCTGGCCCTGGGCGATGGCGACAATGTCACCCTGGGCGCGCCGCTGGTCGATGGCGCTTCGGTGACCGCCGAGGTGCTGGAGCAGACCCGCGCCAAGAAGATCATCGTTTTCAAGAAGAAGCGCCGTCAGAACTATCGCCGCAAGAACGGCCACCGCCAGCACCAGACGGTGCTGCGGATCACCGGCGTCTCGGCGAACTAA
- the rpmA gene encoding 50S ribosomal protein L27, translating into MAHKKAGGSSRNGRDSDGRRLGVKKFGDEAVVAGNIIIRQRGTKWHPGENVGMGKDHTLFALVEGQVKFYVGRGERAYVKVVPAA; encoded by the coding sequence ATGGCACATAAGAAAGCAGGCGGCAGCTCGCGTAACGGTCGCGATTCGGACGGCCGCCGACTTGGCGTGAAGAAGTTCGGCGACGAAGCCGTCGTCGCGGGCAACATCATCATCCGTCAGCGTGGCACCAAGTGGCACCCCGGCGAGAACGTCGGCATGGGCAAGGATCACACCCTGTTCGCGCTGGTCGAAGGCCAGGTGAAGTTCTACGTGGGCCGCGGCGAGCGCGCCTATGTAAAGGTCGTCCCGGCGGCCTAG
- the obgE gene encoding GTPase ObgE: MKFLDECKIYLRSGNGGNGVVAFRREKFIEFGGPNGGDGGRGGSVWVEAVDGLNTLIDYRYKQHFKAQSGEPGAGQNRTGHNGEDAVLRVPVGTQVFEDDKETLLADLTEVGQRIKLLTGGNGGFGNAYFKSSTNQAPRRANPGQEGQEMWVWLRLKLIADAGLVGLPNAGKSSFLAAVSSARPKIADYPFTTLTPNLGVVGVDGKEFVMADIPGLIAGASEGLGLGTRFLGHVERCGVLLHLVDGTQDDVAAAYRTIRRELKRYDEVLGSKKEIVGLNKIDALTPEEIEEKLAALKKAARKNVLPLSTVSGEGVQPVLRALWKTIESRRQAEAAEANAYDDPWQPI; encoded by the coding sequence ATGAAGTTCCTCGACGAATGCAAGATCTACCTGCGCAGCGGCAACGGCGGTAACGGCGTCGTCGCCTTCCGGCGCGAGAAGTTCATCGAGTTCGGCGGACCCAATGGCGGCGATGGCGGCCGGGGCGGCAGCGTCTGGGTGGAAGCCGTCGACGGGCTCAACACCCTGATCGACTATCGCTACAAGCAGCACTTCAAGGCCCAGAGCGGCGAGCCCGGCGCCGGCCAGAACCGCACCGGCCACAATGGCGAGGACGCGGTGCTGCGCGTGCCCGTGGGCACCCAGGTGTTCGAGGACGACAAGGAAACCCTGCTGGCCGACCTGACCGAGGTGGGCCAGCGGATCAAGCTGCTGACCGGCGGCAATGGCGGCTTCGGCAACGCCTATTTCAAGAGCTCGACCAACCAGGCGCCGCGCCGCGCCAATCCCGGCCAGGAAGGCCAGGAGATGTGGGTGTGGCTGCGCCTGAAGCTGATCGCCGATGCCGGCCTCGTCGGCCTGCCCAACGCGGGCAAGTCCTCGTTCCTCGCCGCCGTCTCCAGCGCGCGCCCCAAGATCGCCGATTATCCCTTCACCACGCTGACCCCCAATCTGGGCGTGGTCGGCGTGGACGGGAAGGAATTCGTCATGGCCGACATCCCCGGCCTGATCGCGGGCGCGTCGGAAGGCCTCGGCCTGGGCACCCGCTTCCTCGGCCATGTGGAACGCTGCGGCGTGCTGCTGCATCTGGTCGATGGCACCCAGGACGACGTCGCCGCCGCCTATCGCACCATCCGGCGCGAGCTGAAGCGCTATGACGAAGTGCTAGGCAGCAAGAAGGAGATCGTCGGCCTGAACAAGATCGACGCCCTGACCCCCGAGGAAATCGAGGAGAAGCTCGCCGCCCTGAAGAAGGCGGCGCGCAAGAACGTGCTGCCCCTGTCGACGGTCAGCGGCGAAGGGGTGCAGCCCGTGTTGCGCGCTCTGTGGAAGACCATCGAATCGCGCCGTCAGGCCGAGGCCGCCGAGGCCAACGCCTATGACGATCCCTGGCAGCCCATCTAG
- the proB gene encoding glutamate 5-kinase: MRFDFLGARRIVIKIGSATLVDKRTGLRRGWLASLAEDIVALRARGTQVVIVSSGAVALGSPLLGPEFNRSRLADSQAAAAVGQIKLAHAYQETMARHDITVAQILLTLDDTEVRRRYLNARETIEALVRLGALPVINENDTVATTELRYGDNDRLAARVAQMISADCLVILSDVDGLYSADPSEDASATLFTHIPRITQEIEDMAGEPKADGVGSGGMITKLAAAKIAVPSGCHVLIVNGKPDHPIGRYRDTGVGTWFEAHEAPLTVRKQWIAGTLKPTAVLTVDKGAEGALRQGKSLLAAGVTAIRGVFERGDTVTVQNADGRELARGLVAYSSDEARRIMGRRSDAIEELLGYKGRGAVIHRDHLVLL; this comes from the coding sequence ATGCGATTCGATTTCCTCGGCGCGCGGCGCATCGTCATCAAGATCGGCTCGGCCACCCTGGTGGACAAGCGCACCGGCCTGCGGCGCGGCTGGCTCGCCTCGCTGGCCGAGGACATCGTGGCGCTGCGGGCGCGCGGCACCCAGGTGGTGATCGTCTCGTCCGGCGCCGTCGCGCTGGGCTCGCCGCTGCTGGGGCCCGAGTTCAACCGCTCGCGGCTCGCCGACAGCCAGGCCGCCGCCGCGGTCGGCCAGATCAAGCTGGCGCATGCCTATCAGGAAACCATGGCGCGGCACGACATCACCGTCGCCCAGATTCTGCTGACCCTGGACGACACCGAGGTGCGCCGCCGCTACCTCAACGCGCGCGAGACCATCGAGGCGCTGGTGCGGCTGGGCGCCCTGCCCGTCATCAACGAGAACGACACCGTCGCGACCACCGAACTGCGCTATGGCGACAACGACCGGCTGGCCGCGCGCGTCGCCCAGATGATCTCGGCCGATTGCCTCGTCATCCTGTCCGACGTGGACGGCCTCTATTCCGCCGACCCGAGCGAGGATGCCTCGGCCACCCTGTTCACCCACATTCCCCGGATCACCCAGGAGATCGAGGACATGGCGGGCGAGCCCAAGGCCGATGGCGTCGGCAGCGGCGGCATGATCACCAAGCTCGCCGCCGCCAAGATCGCCGTGCCGTCGGGCTGTCACGTATTGATCGTCAACGGCAAGCCGGACCATCCCATCGGGCGCTACCGCGACACGGGCGTGGGCACCTGGTTCGAGGCGCACGAGGCGCCGCTGACCGTGCGCAAGCAATGGATCGCCGGGACACTGAAGCCGACGGCGGTACTGACCGTGGACAAGGGCGCCGAAGGCGCGCTGCGCCAGGGCAAGAGCCTGCTGGCGGCCGGCGTGACCGCGATTCGCGGTGTGTTCGAGCGGGGCGACACGGTCACCGTGCAGAACGCGGACGGACGCGAGCTCGCGCGCGGGCTCGTCGCCTATTCAAGCGACGAGGCGCGCCGTATCATGGGGCGCCGGAGCGACGCCATCGAGGAACTGCTGGGATACAAGGGACGCGGCGCGGTGATCCACCGGGATCATCTGGTGCTGCTGTAG
- a CDS encoding glutamate-5-semialdehyde dehydrogenase yields MTVAEMRTPATDIAAIMKALGDAAKAAARLLSTAPTEAKNAALRHAAQAVRDRADEILAANARDLASARERGLGHALLDRLTLTPDRVAGMAKGLDEVAALADPVGAVMDEWDRPNGLRIARVRVPLGVIGIIYESRPNVTADAGALALKAGNAAILRGGSEAVNSNRAIMECLAEGLDKAGLPAASIQLVPTQDRDAVGIMLRMADTIDVIVPRGGRSLVERVQNEARIPVFAHLDGICHTYVHEAADLAKARAIVVNGKMRRTGVCGATECLLIDRKVAGTHLKPIVEDLIAKGCEVRGDADARAVDSRIVPATDADWGTEFLDAIIAVRVVDGIDEAMDHIARYGSSHTESIVTEDRRAAERFLAEVGSAIVLHNASTQFADGGEFGMGAEIGISTGKMHARGPVGVEQLTIFKYVVRGDGQIRP; encoded by the coding sequence ATGACCGTCGCGGAAATGCGCACGCCCGCCACCGACATCGCCGCCATCATGAAGGCGCTGGGAGACGCGGCCAAGGCGGCGGCGCGGCTGCTGTCGACCGCCCCGACCGAGGCCAAGAACGCGGCGCTGCGCCACGCCGCCCAGGCCGTGCGCGACCGGGCGGACGAGATTCTGGCCGCCAATGCCCGCGACCTGGCCTCGGCCCGCGAACGCGGGCTCGGCCACGCGCTGCTCGACCGCCTGACCCTGACGCCCGATCGCGTCGCCGGCATGGCCAAGGGGCTCGACGAGGTCGCCGCCCTGGCCGATCCCGTCGGCGCCGTGATGGACGAATGGGACCGCCCCAACGGGCTGCGCATCGCCCGCGTGCGCGTGCCGCTGGGCGTGATCGGCATCATCTATGAATCGCGCCCCAACGTGACGGCCGACGCCGGCGCGCTGGCGCTGAAGGCGGGCAACGCGGCGATCCTGCGCGGCGGCTCCGAGGCGGTGAACTCCAACCGCGCCATCATGGAATGCCTGGCCGAAGGCCTGGACAAGGCCGGCCTGCCCGCCGCCTCCATCCAGCTGGTGCCGACCCAGGACCGTGACGCGGTCGGCATCATGCTGCGCATGGCCGATACCATCGACGTCATCGTGCCGCGCGGCGGCCGCTCGCTGGTCGAGCGGGTGCAGAACGAGGCCCGAATCCCCGTGTTCGCCCATCTGGACGGCATCTGCCATACCTATGTCCACGAGGCCGCCGATCTGGCCAAGGCCCGCGCCATCGTCGTGAACGGCAAGATGCGACGGACCGGGGTGTGCGGCGCCACCGAATGCCTGCTGATCGACCGCAAGGTGGCCGGCACCCATCTGAAGCCCATCGTCGAGGACCTCATCGCCAAGGGGTGCGAAGTGCGCGGCGACGCGGACGCCCGGGCGGTGGACAGCCGGATCGTGCCGGCGACGGACGCGGACTGGGGCACCGAGTTCCTCGACGCCATCATCGCCGTGCGCGTGGTGGACGGGATCGACGAGGCCATGGACCACATTGCCCGCTATGGCTCCAGCCACACCGAGTCCATCGTCACCGAGGACAGGCGGGCCGCCGAGCGGTTCCTCGCCGAGGTCGGCTCGGCCATCGTGCTGCACAACGCCTCGACCCAGTTCGCCGATGGCGGCGAGTTCGGCATGGGCGCCGAGATCGGCATCTCCACCGGCAAGATGCACGCGCGCGGCCCGGTCGGCGTCGAACAATTGACCATCTTCAAATATGTGGTTCGGGGTGACGGCCAGATCCGCCCCTGA
- a CDS encoding nicotinate-nucleotide adenylyltransferase: MTARSAPDPRAPNPLSGMWRGRRVGLLGGSFNPAHQAHLLVTRQALVRLGLDEVWWLVSPQNPLKSSRDMAPQAERLAEATRVSSDRRIRPTIIETALGTRFTVDTLAELRRRFPLTRFVWLMGADNLQQVTRWKHWTRLFALAPVAIFGRPTYSLRAMSSTAAKRFGTRRIPVEQARDLAGMVPPAWTFIHLRHEPTSATAIRAARRASSRSSVD, from the coding sequence GTGACGGCCAGATCCGCCCCTGATCCGCGCGCGCCCAATCCCCTGTCGGGGATGTGGCGCGGCCGCAGGGTCGGGCTGCTCGGCGGCTCGTTCAATCCGGCGCACCAGGCGCATCTGCTGGTCACCCGGCAGGCGCTGGTCCGGCTCGGGCTGGACGAGGTTTGGTGGCTGGTATCGCCGCAGAACCCGCTGAAATCCAGCAGGGACATGGCGCCGCAGGCCGAGAGGCTGGCGGAGGCGACTCGGGTCTCGTCCGACAGGCGCATCCGTCCCACCATCATCGAGACCGCGCTCGGCACCCGATTCACCGTCGATACGCTGGCCGAACTGCGCCGCCGCTTCCCGCTCACCCGCTTCGTGTGGCTGATGGGTGCGGACAATTTGCAACAGGTGACGCGCTGGAAGCACTGGACGCGCCTGTTCGCCCTCGCCCCGGTTGCGATTTTCGGCCGGCCGACCTATTCTTTACGCGCAATGTCCAGCACGGCGGCAAAAAGATTCGGCACGCGGCGCATTCCGGTGGAGCAGGCGCGCGATCTGGCGGGGATGGTTCCCCCGGCATGGACGTTTATTCATTTGAGGCACGAGCCCACCTCGGCGACCGCGATACGCGCGGCCCGGCGCGCCTCCAGCAGGAGCAGTGTAGATTAG
- the rsfS gene encoding ribosome silencing factor, with the protein MQTSSDPLLSLIQKSLDDDQASEIVTIDLRGKTSLADYMLIATGRSARHVTAVAEHLGETLRASGHRQFQIEGLPAADWVLIDAGDVIVHLFRPEVRSFYNLEKMWSPALIDALETAS; encoded by the coding sequence ATTCAGACTTCCAGCGACCCGCTTTTATCGCTGATACAGAAGTCACTCGATGACGACCAGGCATCCGAAATCGTCACCATCGACCTCCGGGGCAAGACCAGCCTCGCCGATTACATGCTGATCGCCACCGGGCGTTCGGCCCGCCACGTCACGGCGGTCGCCGAGCATCTGGGCGAGACCCTGCGCGCCTCCGGCCATCGTCAGTTCCAGATCGAGGGCCTGCCGGCCGCCGACTGGGTGCTGATCGACGCCGGGGATGTCATCGTCCACCTGTTCCGCCCGGAAGTGCGGTCGTTCTACAATCTGGAAAAGATGTGGTCGCCCGCCCTGATCGACGCACTGGAGACGGCATCCTAA